The DNA region CGGGGCCGCCAACCACGCCCGGCCGTTAAGCTGCGGGCATGCCGCTGGAACTCGTGCAGGGGGACATCGCCGCGCAGATCACCTGCGCGGTCGTCACGGCCGCCAACAAGGAACTGATGGGTGGGGGCGGGGTGGACGGCGTGATTCACCGCGCCGCCGGCCCGGACCTGCTGCGCGCCATCCGCGCGATCGGCGGCACCCCGACCGGCACGGCCGTGATCACCCCCGCCTTCAATCTGACCGGGCAGGGCGTGCAGCACGTGATTCATGCGGTCGGCCCGGTCTGGCGGGGCGGGCAGGCCGGGGAGGCGGCGCTGCTGGCCGGCGCGTACCGCCGCAGCCTGGAACTGGCCGTGGAGCACGGCTGCACGTCCGTGGCGTTCCCAGCCATCAGCACCGGCGTGTACGGCTACCCCCTGGACCGCGCGGCGGACGTGGCCCTGCGGGAGATCCGGGGGTTTCTCCAGGCTCACCCGGCGCTGCACGTGAGGTTCGTCCTGTACGACGCGGACAGCCTGCACGTGGTGCAGCGGACGCTGGCCCGCCTGGAGCGGGAAGCCGGCGCATAGCCTTGACGCGGCGTGAATACTGCGCTATCTTTTTCCCTATCAGCGCCCAGGTGGCGCGTTTTTTATTGCCTGCCCGGGCGCCCGGCCGTGTACCCTGCGGCATGCCCCCCTCCCCCCTGAAAAGCGCCGCGTGGCTCACCGAGCACCTGAACGACCCGCAACTGCGCGTCCTGGACTGCCGCTACGCCCTGAGCGACCCGCTGGTGGGCCGCATCGCGTACCTCTCGGGCCACGTGCCGGGCGCCGTGTACGCCGACCTGGAAACCGACCTGAGCGGCCCCGTGCAGCCCGGCGGGGCCGGAGGCCGCCACCCCCTCCCCGACCCGGAAGCCCTGGCCGCGTGGCTGGGCCAAGCGGGCATCCGCAACGACAGCGTGGTCGTCTGCTACGACGATCCCAGCACCGGCCAGGGCTTCTACGCCTCACGGGCGTGGTGGCTGCTGCGCTGGCTCGGCCACCGCGACGTGTTCGTCCTCGACGGCGGCTGGCCCGCCTACCTTGCCGCCGGCGGGCCCGTCAGCACCGACGACCCCGCCCCCGTCCCCACCACCTTCACCCCGGACGTGCAGCCCGGCATGGTCGCCACCACGCAGGACGTCGCCACCCGCCCCCCCGGCACCCTCCTGATTGACGCACGCGCCCCGGAACGCTACCGCGGCGACACGGAACCCCTGGACCGCAAGGCCGGGCACATCCCCGGCGCGGTCAACCGGCCCTTCAGCGCGGCGCTGCACCCTGACGGCACCTACCGCCCCGGCCCGGAACAGGCTGAGCGACTGGCCGCCGGGGACGCCCCTACCATCGCCTACTGCGGCAGCGGTGTGAGCGCCACCCCGAACCTCCTTGCGCGGGAGCTGGCCGGTGTGCCCCTCGGGCCGGACAACCGTCTGTACGCCGGCTCATGGAGCGATTGGGTCAGCGACGACGCCCGCCCCGTCCAGACCGGAGAAACGGCCTAGGCACATTTCCGCATGACTTGAGAAAAAGATGAGCGTAGGCTGAAGGGCATGAAGAAGCTTCTGCTCCTGCCCACGCTGCTCCTCGCCTCCTGCTCCATGTCAGGCCCCACTGCCCCCTTCAAAGCCGGGGATGCCTTCATCGTGTCCGGCCGGACCAAGGATGGAGTGAACACGAACTTCACGGCCGTGCTGCGCGACAACGGGAAATTTGAGGACAACTACTGGCAGTACGACGCCGACGGCAGCAGTACCGACAGCGCGCTCCTTGTCGCCAAATCCAGCCAGGACTACGTTTACGCCAAGGATTATTTCGAGAGCGCCGACGGGAAGACGGACATGATCGTCGGGTGCTACGCCTACCCCGGCGGACCCGGCTGGAAGCAGGCCAACGGCTTCCTGATCCGGGAGACGCGCGCGGACTACGACGCCTTCTGGAAACGGATCAGTGGCATGAACGTCAACGACCTGCGCTTCGAGCTGAGCAAGACGGCCGGCGACTGCATGATCACCCGCAAGTAAGCCTCCGCCCATCGCTCTCCAAGGTGGAACCTATGAAAAAACTCCTGTTCCTGCCGCTTCTCCTCCTCGCGTCCTGCTCGGTGACGCCCCCCCAGCCGCCCTTCAAGGTGGGGGAAACCCTGCGGATGGACGGCACCACGAAAGCAGGGGTCAAGGTCAGTCAGACCTACCCGCTGCGCACCGAAGGAAAGTACGAGGACGGTGAATGGGCGTACCGGTTCATGAGCACCGGGTCGAGTGCACTGGAGGGAACGTCAGCGCTGTCCCTGGCGCTGGGCGAAGTGATCGTCGATCAGGGCGGGGACTACGTGATCAGCGTGCAGAGTTCCTTCGAGTCCGTGGCAGGCACTTCGAACAGCATGAAAACCTACTGCATCGCGTACCCGGACTCCCGCGCCTGGCGTTCCGCCGACGGGTTCCTGGTGCACGACACGCTGGACAAGGTGAAGGCGTTCGAAGCGCAGCTTGAACAGCTTACCACCGAGGCCGCGGCACGCCGCCTGCTGTCGGATGCCGGCACCTGCACCCTGACCCGGCAGTAAACGCAGGAGCGACCCCTTGAACCGCCACCCCGCCGTACGCGCGAGGTGGCGGTCGCCTTGTCTCTTTTCCTGCCCGGCGCTTCCAGGCTGTGGCCTACATCATCACGCTCCAGCCTTGTGGCCGCACAACACTATGGCCCGGGGTTCACGGATTCCGGCCGTTCCTTCACCTGGGCGGTGACCGTGCCGTCCTGCCATTCCAGGGTGAGGGTCTGGCCGGGGTGGGTGTGGGCGGCGCGGGTGAGGGGTTGGCCGTGTTCGTCGCGGACGAGGGCGTATCCGCGGGCGAGGGTGCGGGTGGGGGTGAGGCCGAGGGCCTGGCGCATCAGGGCGTCGGTGCTGGCGTGGGCGGCGTCGGTGGTGCGGCGGGCGGCGCTCAGGGCGCGGTCCAGGGTCCTGCGGGTTTCGGCGTCGGCGGTGACGAGGGCCTGCGTGCCGGCGTGGCGGATGGCGCGGGCGTCCTCCTGGGCCTGCGCGGCGGCCTGGATGACGGTGCGGGTGATCAGGGCGGCGGCCTTGCTGGGCGTGTCGGTGCGGGTGAAGGCGACCTCGTCGAGGAGGGTGTCGTCGCGGGCGTGGCCGAGGCCGGTGATGACGGGGGCGGGGAAGGTGGCCAGGGCGCGGGCGATGTCGAGGTCGTTCAGCCAGGCGAGGTCGGTGACGGCCCCGCCGCCGCGGATGACGACCAGGGCGTCCAGGGGCATCTGGTCGTGCTCGGTGCGGGCCGCCTGGATGGCGCGGCCCAGGCTGGCGGCGGCCTCTCGGCCCTGGAAGGTGGCCTGGAGGTACAGGGGGGCGAGCAGCCCGGCGTGTTCCAGGGGGTCGGTCTCGCGGCGGAAGTCGCCCAGGCCGGCGGCGCCCTCGGGGCTGATCACGGCGATGCGGTGGTAGTCGGTGGGGGGGGCGTGCAGGCGGCCCAGGCCGTACAAGCCCTCTCGGAGCAGGGTCTCGCGCAGCGCCTCGAGTTTCAGGGCGGCGTCGCCGAGGGTGAATTCGGGGGCGACGTCCAGGATGTTGAGGGAGAAGCCGTACTGCGGGTGGAATTCGGCGGTGCAGAACAGCAGGACCTTGAGGCCGGCGGTGAGGGTGCCGCCGGTGGCGCGGCGGAACTTGCCTTCCAGGCTGAAGCGTTCGCGGGCCCAGAGGGTGGCGCGGGTCTTGGCGACCTCCACGCCGTCCTCAAGTTGCACGAGGTCGAGGTACAGGTGGCGGCGGTCGGTGAGGCTGGCGATCTCGGCGCGAACCCACACGCCGCCGGGCACGCCCCGGGCGATGACCTGGGAGACGTAGCTGAGCACCTCGGCGAGTTCCAGGAACTGTTCGGGGGGGCGGGTGGGTTCCGCGGCTTTGCGGCGGGGCGGGCCAGTGCCCTTGCGCCGGGTCACAGCCGGGTTCCGAGGGTGCGGCCCAGCACGGCCGCCAGGACGCCCAGGCCGACGCTGAGGATGGTGTTCAGCGCGGCCAGGTCGGCCCGGCCGCGGGTGAGTAGGGCGTCGGTGTCGGCGCTGAAGGTGGAGAAGGTGGTGAATGCCCCGAGGAAGCCGGTCCCGAAGGCCAGCCGGGCGGCTTCCGGCCAGGTGCCGCGGGCGACCAGGGGGAGGGTGAGGCCCAGCAGGAACGAGCCCAGGACGTTGATCAGCAGGACCGCCAGGGGAAACCCGGCCCGGGTGACCAGGGGGGTCAGGGCCAGCTGCGTGCCGTGGCGCGCAGCGGCGCCCAGCGCGCCGCCCAGCATCACCCACCCCCAGGCGTTCACGCGTCTCCTGTGCGGCCGTCGGTCATCTCGTTCAGGATAGTGCGCCGTAGGATGGGCGGCATGATCCGCGCCCGCCGCCTCAGTGATGGTCAGGAGTTCGAATGGGGCGGGGAGACGCGGGGCGTGTGGGTGGACGTGCAGGGCATCACCGCGGAGGACCTCGCGCCGGTCCGGGCGGTCTTTGCGCTCAACCGGCTGGCGCTGGAGGACGTGATGGAGGTGGGGCACTGGTCGCGTGCGGAGCAGTACCCGGAGCACGCGTTCATCACGGTGCGGAGTTTCGCGCGGCCGGAGACGACCGAGGAGTTCACGGAGCGCCTGAGCGTGTTCGTGTTCCCGGAAGCGGTCCTGACGGTGAGCATGCGGGGCACGCTGGCGCTGCGGCACGTGTGGCCGCTGGTGAATGGGCGGGAGTCGGTGAACAGCGCCGCGGAGGTCACGTACGAACTGCTGGACCACACGGCCGACACCTTCTTCACGGTGGCCGACACCCTGGAGGCCGAGGTGGACGCCCTGGAGGAGCGGGTGTTCCGGGCGGAGCGCGAGAACCCGGTGGGGGCGGTCTTCGACCTGAAGTACCTGATCGGTCAGGCGCGGCGCCTCGCGACGGACGCGCGGGAGGCGTCGGCGCTGCTGGGCCGGCACGCGGAGGGTTCGGCAGCGGACCTGGTGCGTTACCGGGATGTGCAGGACAGTTTCACGCGGGCCGCCAGCCGCTTCGAGAGTCTGCGGGAGGCGCTGACCAGCCTGCTGGACCTTCACCTGAGCCTGCAGTCGCAGCGGATGAACGAGGTGATGCGCACCCTGACGGCAGTCAGTGTGGTGTTCCTGCCGCTGACCTTCCTGGCGGGGGTGTGGGGCATGAACTTCGAGCACATGCCGGAACTGAGGCAGCCGTGGGGGTACGCCTTCGCGTGGCTGTCGTTCATAGCAGTGGGCGCGGCCCTGGCCGCGTACTTCAAGCGCCGGGGGTGGTGGTGATGCCCACCGTGACGTTCCACGTTCCGGCCCTGCCGCCGGGCACGCCGGCCGGCACGCTGTTCCTGACCGGCAGTTTCCGCGGCTGGGCGGACGACCCCTCGGGCTGGACCTTCCGGGTCCGGGACGGCCGGATCACGCTGAGCGCCTTCTTTCCGGCGGGCGCGCTGCTGGACGTGAAGGTCCGGGTGCAGCGGCCGGACGGGCGCAGCGTCGAGGAGGGGGACGCCTGGGGCGGCCGCGCCCCGGCGCACAAGGTGGTGGTGGGCGCCGACGACCAGGTGGCCGCGCTGCGCCTGCGCGGCTGGCAGGACGGTCAGGGCGCGGGCCGGCCGGGCCGCGCGCGCCCGCCGCGGGAGGAGTGGACGCTGGCCGCGCCGTGGGGCGAGCAGCCGGTGCGGGTGTGGTGGCCGGAGGGCCTGAGCCCGGCCGGACTGCCGCGCCTGATCCTGCATGACGGGCAGAACGTGTTCGACGAGGGTCCGAGTTTCGCTGGGGCGAGCTGGCAGGCGGCCGACGCCGCGCAGGCCCTCGCGGACGCCGGCCGCCCCTCCCTGCTGGTGGGCCTCAGCGTGGACGGCGCCCGCGTGCGGCGTTACATGCCGTTCCCGATTCCCATGAACAGCTTTCAGCCCGGTGCGGACGAGTACCTGGACTGGCTGACGGGACCGCTGCTGGCCGAACTGGAGCGGCGGTACGGGCCGCTGCCCGCGGAGCGCCGGGCGATGCTGGGGTCGTCGTTCGGTGGGGTGGTGACGCTGTACGGCGGGCTGCGGCACCCGGGAGTCTTCGGGACGCTGGGGGTGATGAGTCCGTCGGTGTGGCCGGACGACCACGCGCTGCTGCGCTGGCTGCCGGGCCGGACAGCGCCGGGCATGCGGGTGTGGGTGGACCAGGGTGACCACGAGGGGGCCAGCCTGGAGGACTCGCAGCGGCTGGTGCGGGAGGTGAGGGCCCTGGCGGAACAGCTGCGCCCCGCCGTGCGCGAGGTGCGCTTCCAGGTGGGGGAAGGGCACTGGCACGACGAGGCGGCCTGGGCGGCGCGGCTGCCGGAGTTCCTGGCGTGGTGGCTGGGGGGCCTCCCGCCGGGCGGTCAGGCGTAGGCGCGGCGCGCGGGGTGACGCTGCGCGTCGTGGACCTGGAGCAGCAGGTAGCCCTCGGTGTGCAGGCCGAGCTGGCCGCGGGCGTGCAGGGCGCGCAGGGTGGGCAGGTGGTACAGGTCGCCGTGCTCGCCACGGATCAGGTCAGCGGGATCGAACGCGGTGCGGGTCAGGGCAGGCTGGTCGGTCATGGGCATCTCCAGGAAACTGAGAAGTGAGTGAGAACAGGTTTTATGTTCCTTAAAGTATGCCGCCCGGCTCTGACAGGACCCTGACCTGAGCAGACGCCTCCCGTCAGCTGCCTGGACAGGTCAGGCGGCCTGGACGATGGCTGGTCGCCACAACACCAATTTCGGGGTATGCCCACCCCTGCTGGGCGCCATACCCAAGGCTCCCACAGGCCCACAGTTATCCACAGAGTTATCCACAGGGTCTGTGGACAGGGTGTGGATAACTGTGAAGCCGCCCCGCGCGCAGCGAAGCAGAAAGCGCGTACAGCGCACCTTTGCGGACAGGTGTCCCAGGCAGCTCACTCTGACCGGAAGTTATCCACAGCCTTCCGTTTCACTGTGGATAACTTCCGGTCAGGCGGTCTTCGCTGCCCGGATGAAGGCCTGCACGGCCGCCGGGTCCTTCACGCCGGCCTGGGCTTCCAGTCGGCTCACGGCGTCCACCCCAGCCGGCCGCAGGTGCCGGATCGCCTCCGCGACATTCGCGGGGCCCAGCCCCCCGGCCAGCCACGCACCGCTGGGGAAGGCGGCCTTCAGGGCCGCCCAGTCGAGTGGGATGCCGCCGCCCGGTTCGGGGGCGTCCAGCATCAGGGTGACGCCGGGGACGTCCGTCCACACGTCCGCCTCGGCCGCCAGGTCGGCGGGGCGCAGGACGCGCAGAACGGGATAGTACCCGCTGATCGCCTGCACGTAAAGACTTGACACCGGGCCGTGAACCTGCACGGCCGAGACGCGCGCGGCCTCCGCGGTGCGCAGCACCTCGTCCAGCGCCTGGTTCATGAACACCCCCACCCGCGCCGGGCCGGGGCCGACACTCAGACCGGCCTGCCGGGCGACGGCCGGCGACACCAGCCGGCGGCTGACCGGCGCGAAGATGAACCCCAGGGCGTCCGCACCGGCCTCGGCACTCAGGACGGCATCGTTGACACTGGTAATGCCGCAGACCTTGACCCGCGTCACTGCTCCACCTCCCCCGTGCCGAGCTGCGCTTCCAGGGCCGCCACCCGGGCCTCCAGGGCGCGGGTGTGGCGCAGCAGGGCCAGCAACGGCAGGGCGTAGTGGTCGTACAGCTTCGGCCGTTCCATGCGGACCTCGCCGCCCATCCACGCTGTCAGGAGGGCCTCCGCCTCGGCGCGCACCTCTGCGTCCGGCACGGCGTTCCAGCGGCGGTCGCCGAGAATCATGCGCGCGAAGTGCAGCTCGCCGTCCGGCCACTCGCGGGCCGGCAGCGGGGCGAGGGTCGGGTCGTGGGGGCCTGCGGGGTCGGTCACCCTTTCATTGTGCCGTGTGGCCGCGCCGGGGTGTGCCCTTAAGAGTACGGGCCGGGCAGTGGGCCCCCTGGCCCGATCCGGCAGACAGGCGTCAGGGACTTTCGCCATACTTGCCGAATGCCTTTTGCTGGCCCCACCTTTTACCGCACCGACCGGCAGCGCCGCCGCCGAACGCTGGGCGCCGCCCTGGCTCTGGTGGCCGCCCCCCTGACACCCCTCGCCACCACGGTCGGCGGACTGAGCGCGCAGGCGGCCCTCACCTTCGGTGCCGCTCAGCTGACCTTCACGGTGGACCAGCCGGGCGCGTTCATGAACGGCCAGATGCTGCGCTTCCAGAACCCGCCCCGCATCATCGCCGGACGCACCATGCTGCCCCTGCGGGAAACGGCTGGGCTGCTCGACCAGCCCCTGACCGGCGCGGCCGGGCACGCCCAGCTGGGCCGGCTGAGCGTGGACCTCGTGCGCGGGCGGGCGCTGCTGGGCGGCGTGCCGCAGCCCGACGGCGCGGCCACGTACGGCAACGTCACGTACGTCAGCGCCCGCCTGCTCGCTGACGCGCTGAACGGCAACCTCAGCGCCGACGACGCCGGGCGCACCTTCACCCTCACGGTCCTGCGCGACGGCGGGAACCCCCTGGCCCCGCAGGCGCGCTTCAGCACCGACAAGACCGTGTACGCCCCGGGCGAACGCATCGTGTACACCGAATATCCCTACGACCCGGACGGCGCGGACATCACCGCCCGCCGCTGGACCGGCCGGCAGGACGTGTTCTTCCAGCCGGGCACGTACACCATCAGCCTGAACGTCGTGAACAGCCGCGGCCTGCAGAGCGAGACCTTCAGCCGCACCGTCCGGGTGGAGGGCACGCCCGTGGACACGCCCCTGACCTACGCCCTGAAGTACGCGCAGCCGGGCGACACCTTCAACGACGCGCAGATCCTCACGTACCCCAGCGCCACGCCCACCTACCTGCAGAAAAGCAGTTACCCGCTGCTGTTCAGTGACAGTCCCGAGGTGCCCACCCAGAGCGGCATCCTGTACCAGGACAGCGTGGCCGGCCGCGCCCGGCTGCTCGGGTACCACATGAACGGCCTGGGCCGCCCCGCGCGCCTGATCGTGATGGCCCGCAACACGGACACCCGCCCGGTGGAGGTCCGCACCGAGCGCCTGGGCGAAACGGCGCCCACCCGCGTGGAGAGCCTGCTCGGGCAGGTCACGCTGATGGAGTACTTCGCCAGCGAACGCGGCGCCCTGCTGAGCCTCGCGCCGGGCGAGGCGGCCGCCGTGTACGCCAGCCCCACCCTGAACCCCGGCAGCGGCGTGAACGTCATGCAGGACCTCAACGCCTCCGGCCGGGTGGAACTGACCTTCCTGATGCTGGAGCTGTCACTCCCGGCCACGCAGCAGGTCGTGCAGCAGCTGCCCTACCTGCCCGGCGACGGCCGGCACGTGCGCGGCACCTTCCCGGACGCCGTGCGCAGCCTGCGCGTGAACCTGGGCAGCCTGCCCACCCGCATCGTGATCGGGGACGACCAGGTGGACCCGGCCGTGACCGGCACCGACGCCCTGACCCGCCAGCCGGTGCGGCTGCTGGGCAACTACGGCGTGCTGTACGACCTGGAAGTGAACGGTGCGGCCGGCACCGCAGTGGCCCTGAGCCCGCGCGGCGGCCTGTACCGCGGCGCCATGAACATCCAGGACGGCCCCCTCCAGCAGGTCATCAAGCTGCCGCGCGTGGGAAACGCCCTGCAACCCAACCAGCCGGTGCTGCTGTGGCGTGCGCAGGCGGACCAGCTGAAGATCGATTTCGTGCCGGCCAGCGGCAGCAACCTGCCGATCAGTCTGGTGTTCTACAAGACCCGGCCCCTGTCCGGCGAGGGCGGCATCACGAAAACGTACCAGCCCTGACCTGAGGTTCACCCCCTTGCGGCGGGTCCAGCCAAGTGGCGGCTGGACCCGCCGCACGTGTTCCGGTGTGGCTGCCCGGCTCAGCGGCCCGGTCGGGCGAAGTAGGCCCGGGTCTGCGTCTGGACCACGCGGATCAGGTCACCCAGCGCGAGGTCCACGTCGATCAGGTGCAGCCCCCAGCCGGGCAGATCAACCCCCGCGATGTTCACCTCGCCGCCCAGGGTGTCCGTGCGCGGGTCGGCCGGGTCTGCCCGCACGGTCACGCTCAGGTACCCCGCACCTGCCCGGTCCTGCACACACTCGGCGCGCAGGAAGCCGGGCAGCGTCACGTACGGGGTGGGCACGGCCGCGCCCTGCACCCAGGGACCCGGGTCCCGCTGCACCGGGCCCAGCACCGGGAAGGTCCGCGTGGTCCGGAAGTACGGCGTCAGGTCGGCCGGGCCGCCCGCCAGGGCCGCCGGGTTCACGCAGGCGCTCACCAGCCCCGGCGTATCCGGGCGGGTGAAAGGACCACCGACTGGCGGGGCGTCCGCGCGGAAGGAGGCGTAGGTGATCACGCAGCCCGTCTGCCCGCCGGCGCGGCACAGCGGCACGCTGCGGAAGGTGCCCCCCACGTCCTGACCGGCTGGCACCCCCACCGGCATCCCGAGCAGCAGCGCGGACAGCATCCGGCCCTGCACCTCCTGGCCGTCGATCTCCTCGCGGATCAGGCGAATCAGGTGCGCGGCGCCCTGCGAGTGCCCGATCAGGACGAAGGGCCGCTCGCCGGCCTGCTGCCGGAACGCCCCCCACGCCGCGCGGACGTCCGCGTACGCGAGTTCCCGGTCCGGCTGGCGCGCCAGGCCAACCAGGGCCGCCACCGGCACCTGCCGGTACATCGGCGCGAACACCCGGCACACCCGGCCGAACGGCGCGGCCTGCTGGCGCGCCAGGGGACGTTCGGAGCGCTCGTCCGGAATCAGGTCGGCGTTGCGGGTCAGGTCCCAGGACGCCGTGGGATACACGTAGAAGCAGTCCACGGGCGCGGCCGGGTCGGCCCTCCAGGCTTCACGGGTGAGAGTCCCGTCCGGCGCGATGCGGGTAGCCGTCAGGTCGGTGTCACAGTCGTCCGCGCGGGCCGGGTGGCACAGCCACGCGCCGCTGGGGGAGTAGTCGGCCGGGGCGGTAGACACCGGCGCGCAGGCCGCCAGGAGCAGCGCGGCGCCCAGGACCAGGGAGAGCCGGAACCGGCGGGACCGTGGACTCGCAGGGGGCATGCTCCACCCTACGCGCCACGATGCCGGGGGTCAGTGGGCGCTCACACGGATGCGGGCTCTTCCCTCTCCTGCGCGGCGAGAAGTTGCTCGATCACCACGGCCACGCCGTCCTCGTCGTTCGTGAGCGTGACCTCGCCGGCGGCCTCCAGGGCTTCCGGGTCGGCGTTGCCCATCGCCACGCCCCGCCCGGCCCAGGCGAGCATCTCCGCGTCGTTCGGGGCGTCCCCGAAGGCCAGGACCTCGGCCTGCCTTACGCCCAGCGCGGCGCACAGCTGCGCCAGGCCCCAGGCCTTGCTCACCCCCTCGGCCAGCACCTCCAGGAACGGCGCGCCGCTGTGCGTGACCGCGAAGCCCGGCACCTTCAGGGCCTGCACGTGCGGCAGCAGCTCGCGGGGGGTCAAGGTGGGGTGACGCACGATGAACTTCAGGCTGGGTTCGGCCAGCACGGCCTCCAGCGCATGCTGGCCCATGTCGGCCGGGTCGCGTTTGTGGTCCTCGAAGTGCGCCAGGTCGGCGTACCCCTGCTGCGCGACAAACACCTCGCCGCCCTGGCGCACGCTCACGAACAGTACGCCCGGCACGCGTTCCGCCAGGGCCTGCGCCACGGCCCGCTGCACGTCCCCGGCGACGTGCGCCTCGAACAGCACCTCGCCGGTGCCCAGGTGCACGCCGTGCGCACCGTTCCCGCACAGCGCCCAGCCGTCAAACCCGGTAGCCTGCGCGATGAACCGCACGCCGCGCGGCTGCCGGGCCGTGACCGGCACCACGTGCACCCCGGCGGCGCGGGCGGCGTCCAGAGCCCGCCGGGTGCGGGGAGAGACCTCCAGCCGGGAGTTGAGGAGGGTGCCGTCCAGGTCCGTGGCGATCAGGCGAATGGGCATCCTCCCGAGCGTATCCGCTCCTCGGGGGCGCCGTGCTGGCCGTGTCCAGCGGGGCGGGCCCGGGGCAGGCAGGTTTCTTGACACCCTCTCCGCGCCTCCTCTAGTCTCTCCTCACCCCCAAGGTTTCCGGCCGCTTCTCCTTCCGCCTTCTCCACCCGGAGTGGAGGGCCGGACATTTTCCCTCCCGTCTTCCCACCCGGCCGCCACGCTGGGGGTTTTTCATTCCTGGCGTTCAGGGCCGTTCCAGTACCACCACCGCCGAGGCGTGCTCCTTAGTGTGCGTGAGCGTGAGGTGCGCGACCAGCCCGCCGGCCCGCAGTTCCGCGGCGATCTCCGGCGCGAAGCCCAGCACGGGCGGCGTGAACGGGAAGGGGCCGTCCGGCGTGCGTTCGCGCTCCACCCATACGTCCCGCCAGCCGTGTGGGCGCGGCCAGACCTTCTGGAAGGCTTCCTTCGCAGCGAAGCGCGCGGCGAGGCTGGGGGCGGGGTCACTCAGGCGGGCCACATAGGCCAGTTCGGCGGGCGCGAACAGCTTCTCCGCGCGCCGGCCCTCGCGCTCCAGCATGGCGCGGATGCGGTCTATCTCGATCAGGTC from Deinococcus ficus includes:
- a CDS encoding Cof-type HAD-IIB family hydrolase translates to MPIRLIATDLDGTLLNSRLEVSPRTRRALDAARAAGVHVVPVTARQPRGVRFIAQATGFDGWALCGNGAHGVHLGTGEVLFEAHVAGDVQRAVAQALAERVPGVLFVSVRQGGEVFVAQQGYADLAHFEDHKRDPADMGQHALEAVLAEPSLKFIVRHPTLTPRELLPHVQALKVPGFAVTHSGAPFLEVLAEGVSKAWGLAQLCAALGVRQAEVLAFGDAPNDAEMLAWAGRGVAMGNADPEALEAAGEVTLTNDEDGVAVVIEQLLAAQEREEPASV
- a CDS encoding 4'-phosphopantetheinyl transferase superfamily protein — protein: MIVAIGHDLIEIDRIRAMLEREGRRAEKLFAPAELAYVARLSDPAPSLAARFAAKEAFQKVWPRPHGWRDVWVERERTPDGPFPFTPPVLGFAPEIAAELRAGGLVAHLTLTHTKEHASAVVVLERP